From the Lysobacter sp. FW306-1B-D06B genome, one window contains:
- the sdhD gene encoding succinate dehydrogenase, hydrophobic membrane anchor protein, with the protein MSLHKSRLRNPLKSARGLGSAKDGTSHFIVQRITAIALVALSLYVLGLILCLIGDDYASVRATVAHPCNAILLIAFSIAMFWHAKLGIQVIVEDYVHAPLPAATLQLLNIFLCALAAIASVLAIVRIALGA; encoded by the coding sequence ATGAGCCTGCACAAGTCCCGCCTGCGCAACCCGCTCAAGAGCGCCCGCGGCCTGGGTTCGGCGAAGGACGGCACCAGCCACTTCATCGTCCAGCGCATCACGGCCATCGCCCTGGTTGCGTTGTCGCTCTACGTCCTGGGCCTGATCCTGTGCCTGATCGGCGACGACTACGCGAGCGTGCGCGCCACGGTCGCCCATCCGTGCAATGCGATCCTGCTGATTGCTTTCAGCATCGCGATGTTCTGGCACGCCAAGCTCGGCATCCAGGTCATCGTCGAAGACTACGTGCACGCGCCGCTCCCGGCGGCAACGTTGCAGTTGCTCAACATTTTCCTGTGCGCACTCGCGGCCATCGCCAGCGTGCTCGCCATCGTCCGCATCGCGCTGGGAGCCTGA
- the sdhC gene encoding succinate dehydrogenase, cytochrome b556 subunit: MANRERPLSPHLQIYAWQVQTVTSIVHRITGIILVVGSFIVAWGLLALAAGPESWATFTRFSRSAFGFLILFGWSWALSFHLINGIRHLVQDAGYGYKIASFVRSSWISVFGSLALTVLIWVLAMMQRGGA, translated from the coding sequence ATGGCGAATCGCGAACGTCCTTTGTCACCCCACCTGCAGATCTATGCCTGGCAGGTGCAGACGGTGACCTCCATCGTCCACCGCATTACCGGCATCATCCTGGTGGTCGGCAGCTTCATCGTCGCCTGGGGGCTGCTCGCGCTGGCCGCAGGTCCCGAATCGTGGGCGACCTTCACCCGCTTCAGCCGGTCGGCGTTCGGGTTCCTGATCCTGTTCGGCTGGAGCTGGGCGCTGTCCTTCCACCTGATCAACGGCATCCGCCATCTCGTGCAGGACGCCGGCTACGGCTACAAGATCGCGTCCTTCGTGCGCAGCAGCTGGATCTCGGTCTTCGGCAGCCTCGCGCTGACCGTGCTGATCTGGGTGCTGGCGATGATGCAGCGGGGTGGCGCATGA
- a CDS encoding DUF1674 domain-containing protein, translating to MIGQTTPVEAPHAPEAPEQTPVTGDAKAKEVGGREGPEPTRYGDWEKNGRCIDF from the coding sequence ATGATAGGCCAAACCACCCCCGTCGAAGCGCCGCACGCGCCCGAAGCACCCGAGCAGACACCCGTCACGGGCGATGCGAAGGCCAAGGAAGTCGGAGGGCGTGAAGGCCCCGAGCCGACCCGCTACGGCGATTGGGAAAAGAACGGCCGCTGCATCGACTTCTGA
- a CDS encoding folate-binding protein yields the protein MADAVFALPDHRLISLSGRDAATFAQAQFMNDVALLEPGQWQWSGWLTPKGRVIALFALLKLSDETLWLLLPDADPAALATALQRFVFRAKVKIQVREDLHVSGRFAAPAGASGATFAGDEASGLELDLGGAGGPRTLRIASAPASHDAASAARWQAFDLEHGLPRLPGSQVEHWTPQQLSLDRLRGFSVKKGCYPGQEIVARTHFLGQAKRGLVLVESDAPLEAGRDLSAGTATLGKLVASGHDGARHLALAVLPLEREATALDVGGVEVKEAGLREGLAR from the coding sequence GTGGCGGACGCTGTTTTCGCCCTGCCCGACCACCGCCTGATCTCGCTTTCCGGCCGCGATGCGGCGACTTTCGCGCAGGCGCAGTTCATGAACGACGTCGCCCTGCTCGAGCCCGGGCAGTGGCAATGGAGTGGCTGGCTGACGCCGAAAGGGCGCGTGATCGCGCTGTTCGCTTTGCTCAAACTGTCCGATGAGACCCTGTGGCTGCTGCTCCCGGACGCCGATCCGGCGGCCTTGGCGACGGCCCTGCAGCGTTTCGTGTTCCGCGCCAAGGTGAAGATCCAGGTGCGTGAAGACCTGCACGTCTCCGGCCGTTTCGCGGCGCCGGCGGGTGCGTCCGGGGCGACGTTCGCCGGCGATGAGGCCAGCGGCCTGGAGCTCGACCTGGGCGGCGCCGGCGGTCCGCGCACGCTGCGCATCGCGAGCGCCCCGGCCTCACACGACGCGGCCTCGGCGGCCCGCTGGCAGGCCTTCGACCTCGAACACGGACTGCCCCGCCTGCCCGGCTCGCAGGTCGAACACTGGACGCCGCAGCAGCTCTCCCTGGATCGCCTGCGTGGTTTCAGCGTGAAGAAGGGCTGCTACCCGGGCCAGGAGATCGTTGCGCGCACCCACTTCCTCGGTCAGGCCAAGCGCGGGCTGGTGCTGGTCGAAAGTGATGCGCCGCTGGAAGCCGGACGCGACCTGAGCGCGGGAACGGCGACGCTCGGCAAACTCGTCGCCAGCGGCCATGACGGCGCGCGCCACCTCGCTCTGGCCGTGCTGCCGCTGGAACGCGAAGCCACCGCGCTGGACGTGGGCGGAGTCGAAGTGAAGGAAGCCGGGCTTCGCGAAGGACTGGCGCGCTGA
- the asnB gene encoding asparagine synthase (glutamine-hydrolyzing) — protein MCGLAGLLRPTPDTDAARLDALAGAMGDALAHRGPDDRGVWVDDTAGIALAHRRLSILDLSPLGHQPMASEDRRYVVVYNGEIYNFAELREVLVARGHVFRGHSDTEVLLAAVMEWGVEEAISRCNGMFAIALWDKQERALWLARDRVGKKPLYYGWAGGTFVFGSELKALWRHPEFDNGVDPDALALLLRLDYIPAPHAIHVDTFKLVPGSLLRIDAATVARGSVEHDPQREQRRYWEPRERMSAALADPFKGDVLEAENRLDELLRDAVALRMVADVPVGVFLSGGTDSSIVTSLMQAQSRHPVCSFTIGFERSHHDEAHLAREVAEHLHTQHTELYVSGADALAVVPTLPAMFDEPFADASQVPTALVARLARTEVTVALSGDGGDELFYGYKRYDRALRNWRWQRRVPAPIRRALAGSAKQHGEASRTGGFAALAAEMGARGIGDVYRQRVARWRDPEAVVTGAALPATFYDQPDPLHGSGTPADAMMLADFSVYLPEDLLCKVDRTSMAVSLEARAPLLDWRVAEFAWSLPLDFKRQPSGNKHLLKRVLRRYLPDSMVDRGKRGFGAPVSAWLKGDLREWASALLDPARLRSEGHFDADAVHGLWREFLGGERKWHTHLWNVLMFQAWLEHWQAQRRDVRAP, from the coding sequence ATGTGCGGACTCGCCGGCCTGCTGCGACCGACGCCGGACACCGACGCCGCGCGGCTGGACGCGCTCGCCGGCGCGATGGGCGATGCGCTGGCGCATCGCGGCCCGGACGATCGTGGCGTCTGGGTGGATGACACCGCCGGCATCGCGCTCGCACACCGGCGCCTGAGCATCCTCGACCTCTCGCCGCTCGGCCATCAGCCGATGGCGTCGGAGGATCGCCGCTACGTCGTCGTCTACAACGGCGAGATCTACAACTTCGCCGAACTGCGCGAAGTGCTGGTCGCGCGCGGCCACGTCTTCCGCGGGCACTCCGACACCGAGGTGCTGCTGGCTGCGGTGATGGAGTGGGGCGTCGAAGAGGCGATCTCGCGCTGCAACGGCATGTTCGCCATCGCCCTGTGGGACAAGCAGGAGCGCGCGCTGTGGCTGGCGCGCGACCGCGTGGGCAAGAAGCCGCTGTACTACGGCTGGGCCGGCGGAACGTTCGTCTTCGGCTCGGAACTGAAGGCGCTGTGGCGGCATCCGGAGTTCGACAACGGCGTCGACCCGGACGCGCTCGCGCTGCTGCTTCGCCTGGATTACATCCCGGCGCCGCATGCGATCCATGTCGATACCTTCAAGCTGGTGCCCGGTTCGCTGCTGCGCATCGACGCCGCGACCGTCGCGCGCGGGTCGGTGGAACACGACCCGCAACGCGAACAACGCCGCTATTGGGAGCCGCGCGAGCGCATGAGCGCTGCGCTAGCCGATCCGTTCAAGGGCGACGTGCTCGAAGCGGAGAACCGTCTGGACGAGCTGCTGCGCGACGCCGTCGCGTTGCGCATGGTCGCGGACGTGCCGGTGGGCGTGTTTCTTTCGGGCGGTACGGATTCCTCGATTGTCACCTCGCTGATGCAGGCGCAGAGCCGGCATCCGGTGTGCAGTTTCACCATCGGCTTCGAGCGCTCGCACCACGACGAGGCACACCTGGCGCGCGAAGTCGCCGAGCACCTGCACACGCAGCACACCGAGCTGTACGTGAGCGGCGCCGATGCGCTGGCGGTGGTGCCGACCTTGCCGGCGATGTTCGACGAACCCTTCGCCGATGCCTCGCAGGTGCCGACCGCGCTGGTCGCGCGATTGGCGCGCACTGAAGTGACCGTGGCGCTGTCGGGCGACGGCGGGGACGAGTTGTTCTACGGCTACAAGCGCTACGACCGCGCCCTGCGCAACTGGCGCTGGCAGCGTCGCGTGCCGGCGCCGATCCGCCGCGCGCTGGCGGGCAGCGCGAAGCAGCACGGCGAGGCCTCGCGCACCGGCGGATTCGCCGCCCTGGCGGCGGAAATGGGCGCGCGCGGCATCGGCGACGTGTACCGGCAGCGCGTCGCGCGCTGGCGCGATCCCGAAGCGGTCGTAACGGGTGCCGCGTTGCCGGCGACCTTCTACGACCAGCCCGATCCGCTGCACGGATCCGGCACGCCGGCCGACGCGATGATGCTCGCGGACTTCAGCGTGTATCTGCCCGAAGACCTCCTGTGCAAGGTCGATCGCACGAGCATGGCGGTGAGCCTGGAGGCGAGGGCGCCGCTGCTGGACTGGCGCGTGGCGGAGTTCGCCTGGTCCTTGCCACTGGATTTCAAGCGCCAGCCGTCCGGCAACAAGCATCTGCTCAAGCGCGTGCTGCGACGTTACCTGCCCGATTCGATGGTCGATCGCGGCAAGCGCGGCTTCGGTGCGCCGGTGAGTGCATGGCTCAAAGGCGACCTGCGTGAGTGGGCGTCGGCGTTGCTGGATCCCGCGCGGTTGCGCTCGGAAGGCCATTTCGATGCCGATGCGGTGCATGGCCTGTGGCGCGAGTTCCTCGGCGGCGAGCGCAAATGGCACACGCACCTGTGGAATGTGCTGATGTTCCAGGCGTGGCTCGAACACTGGCAGGCGCAGCGGCGCGACGTGCGCGCGCCCTGA
- a CDS encoding thiamine pyrophosphate-dependent enzyme, whose amino-acid sequence MSLIPNPIPARMKGLNRAEICDVNFSEFVKAWNGRADARPAPGDAILEGSALDAKGFRELFESQLVSRHLDLMARVLRVQNKVFYTIGSSGHEGNAMVARLTRHTDPAFLHYRSGGFMAERFRKLPGMDPVMDSALSFAASKDDPASGGRHKVWGSKPLWVLPQTSTIASHLPKALGTAVAIEAAKRLNHTLPIPGDSIAICSFGDASANHATAQTAFNAAAWTAYQKLPAPVLFVCEDNGIGISVKTPGGWIGNRFRNMDGLDYFAADGLDLANGYADVQRAVEHCRTTRRPTFLHLKTTRIMGHAGTDFEIEWRSIEELCAVEATDPLLRSAAIALESGLMSKDEVLELYEATRKKCFAAAEEADRRPKLDNLDEVIAPLAPYTPAKVQAEAQRADFAQRRLEVFGGEGKLPENQPPRHLAIQINNALHDLFAKYPETLLFGEDVAQKGGVYTVTKGLQKAFGPRRVFNTLLDETMILGMAQGFANVGMLPIPEIQYLAYFHNACDQIRGEAASLQFFSNNQYANPMVVRIAGLGYQRGFGGHFHNDNSITALRDIPGLVVGCPSRGDDAATMLRTLTALAKVDGRVSVFLEPIALYMTKDLYEPGDGQWLTTYPKPDEAMPLGEGRVYGKGNDDLVIFTYGNGVPMSLRAARAIEGKHGWKARVVDLRWLVPLNEDYIRAQAKTAKRILIVDEGRHSAGVGEGVLTAIAEGGFGARPFQRVVGVDTYTPLAGAAFLVIPSDDDIVAAADRLA is encoded by the coding sequence ATGTCCTTGATCCCCAATCCCATCCCCGCGCGCATGAAAGGCCTCAACCGGGCCGAGATCTGCGACGTCAATTTCAGCGAGTTCGTGAAGGCGTGGAACGGTCGCGCCGATGCGCGCCCCGCGCCGGGCGATGCCATCCTGGAAGGTAGTGCGCTCGACGCGAAGGGCTTTCGCGAGCTGTTCGAATCGCAACTCGTCAGTCGCCACCTCGATCTCATGGCGCGCGTGCTGCGCGTGCAGAACAAGGTCTTCTACACCATCGGCTCCAGCGGCCACGAAGGCAACGCGATGGTCGCGCGCCTGACGCGCCACACCGATCCGGCGTTCCTGCATTACCGCTCCGGCGGCTTCATGGCCGAGCGCTTCCGCAAGCTTCCCGGCATGGATCCGGTGATGGATTCGGCGCTGAGCTTCGCCGCCAGCAAGGACGATCCCGCTTCCGGCGGCCGACACAAGGTGTGGGGTAGCAAGCCGTTGTGGGTGCTGCCGCAGACCTCGACCATCGCCTCGCATCTTCCCAAGGCATTGGGCACGGCGGTGGCGATCGAAGCGGCCAAGCGACTCAACCACACGCTGCCGATTCCCGGCGACAGCATCGCGATCTGCTCCTTCGGCGACGCCTCGGCCAACCACGCCACCGCGCAGACCGCGTTCAACGCCGCCGCCTGGACCGCCTACCAGAAGCTGCCGGCGCCGGTGCTGTTCGTGTGCGAGGACAATGGCATCGGCATCTCGGTGAAGACGCCGGGCGGCTGGATCGGCAACCGCTTCCGCAACATGGACGGACTGGACTACTTCGCCGCCGACGGCCTCGACCTGGCGAACGGCTACGCCGACGTGCAACGCGCCGTCGAGCACTGTCGCACGACGCGCCGGCCGACGTTCCTGCATCTGAAGACCACCCGCATCATGGGCCACGCCGGCACTGACTTCGAGATCGAATGGCGTTCGATCGAGGAGCTGTGCGCGGTGGAAGCCACCGATCCGCTGCTGCGTTCGGCCGCGATCGCGCTGGAATCGGGCCTGATGTCGAAGGACGAGGTGCTCGAGCTGTACGAAGCGACGCGCAAGAAATGCTTCGCCGCCGCTGAGGAAGCCGACCGTCGCCCGAAGCTCGACAATCTCGACGAAGTGATCGCGCCGTTGGCGCCGTACACGCCGGCGAAGGTGCAGGCCGAAGCGCAGCGCGCCGATTTCGCGCAGCGCCGGCTGGAGGTGTTCGGCGGCGAAGGCAAGCTGCCGGAGAACCAGCCGCCACGCCATCTCGCCATCCAGATCAACAACGCGCTCCACGACCTGTTCGCCAAGTACCCCGAGACGCTGCTGTTCGGCGAGGACGTGGCGCAGAAGGGTGGCGTCTACACGGTGACGAAGGGCTTGCAGAAGGCCTTCGGGCCGCGACGCGTGTTCAACACGCTGCTGGACGAGACGATGATCCTGGGCATGGCGCAGGGCTTCGCCAACGTCGGCATGCTGCCGATTCCGGAGATCCAGTACCTCGCGTACTTCCACAACGCCTGCGACCAGATCCGCGGCGAAGCGGCGTCGCTGCAGTTCTTCAGCAACAACCAGTACGCCAACCCGATGGTCGTGCGCATCGCCGGCCTGGGTTACCAGCGCGGGTTTGGTGGGCACTTCCACAACGACAACTCGATCACCGCGCTGCGCGACATTCCGGGGCTCGTCGTCGGCTGCCCCTCGCGCGGCGACGACGCGGCGACGATGCTGCGCACGCTGACGGCACTGGCGAAGGTGGACGGCCGCGTCAGCGTGTTCCTGGAGCCGATCGCGCTGTACATGACCAAGGACTTGTACGAGCCCGGCGACGGGCAGTGGCTGACGACGTATCCGAAGCCGGACGAAGCCATGCCACTGGGCGAAGGTCGCGTCTACGGCAAAGGCAACGACGACCTGGTCATCTTCACCTACGGCAACGGCGTGCCGATGAGCCTGCGCGCCGCCCGTGCGATCGAAGGCAAGCATGGCTGGAAGGCGCGCGTCGTCGATCTGCGCTGGCTCGTGCCGCTCAACGAGGACTACATCCGCGCGCAGGCGAAGACCGCCAAGCGCATCCTCATTGTCGACGAAGGCCGTCACAGCGCCGGCGTGGGCGAGGGCGTGCTGACCGCGATCGCCGAAGGCGGCTTTGGTGCGCGTCCGTTCCAGCGCGTGGTCGGTGTGGATACCTACACGCCACTCGCCGGTGCCGCCTTCCTCGTGATTCCGTCCGACGACGACATCGTCGCGGCGGCCGATCGCCTGGCCTGA
- a CDS encoding glutathione S-transferase family protein, whose translation MTVYGYSASGNCHKLRLLLTQLEREFKWVDVDSTAGATRTPEYLAKNPNGKVPMIELDDGRILTESNAILCYLAEGTPFFVGDTYQRALVLSWLFFEQYSHEPYIAVARFIRGWTPLDSPRRASLPQLRERGNQALAVMEQHLKSNAWFSGEAYGIADIALFAYTGVADEGGFDLSAYPAVLAWLERVRQTPRFVAMPAPPVEALSRLALPD comes from the coding sequence ATCACCGTCTACGGATATTCCGCTTCCGGCAACTGCCACAAGCTGCGCCTGCTGCTCACGCAACTGGAACGCGAGTTCAAATGGGTGGACGTCGACAGTACCGCCGGCGCCACGCGCACGCCGGAGTACCTGGCGAAAAACCCCAACGGCAAGGTGCCGATGATCGAACTCGACGACGGTCGCATCCTGACCGAGTCGAACGCGATCCTGTGCTACCTCGCCGAAGGCACGCCGTTCTTCGTCGGCGACACCTACCAGCGCGCGCTTGTGCTGAGCTGGCTGTTCTTCGAGCAGTACAGCCACGAGCCGTACATTGCCGTGGCGCGTTTCATTCGCGGCTGGACCCCGCTGGATTCACCGCGGCGCGCTTCGCTGCCGCAATTGCGCGAGCGTGGAAACCAGGCGCTCGCGGTGATGGAGCAGCATCTGAAATCGAACGCGTGGTTCAGTGGCGAGGCCTACGGGATCGCCGACATCGCGCTGTTCGCCTACACCGGCGTGGCGGACGAGGGCGGGTTCGACTTGTCCGCATATCCGGCCGTGCTGGCGTGGCTGGAGCGCGTGCGGCAGACGCCGCGTTTCGTCGCCATGCCCGCGCCGCCCGTCGAAGCCCTGTCGCGGCTCGCCCTGCCGGACTGA
- a CDS encoding GNAT family N-acetyltransferase — protein sequence MQLGPTLETQRLILRPPQAEDFEAWAAFKADEETCRHIGGVEARPAAWRSFAAMIGVWHLKGFAMFSVIEKASGEWVGRVGPWQPEGWPGTEVGWSIVRDRWGRGYGPEAAIATIDWSFDELGWSEVIHTIGPENTNSKSVAAKLGSTLLRMGRLPAPYDTKDIEIWGQSREQWLARREREGAK from the coding sequence ATGCAGCTGGGTCCCACACTCGAAACGCAGCGACTGATCCTGCGCCCGCCGCAGGCCGAGGACTTCGAGGCCTGGGCGGCGTTTAAGGCCGATGAGGAAACCTGCCGCCACATCGGCGGCGTCGAAGCGCGTCCGGCCGCATGGCGCAGCTTCGCCGCGATGATTGGCGTGTGGCACCTCAAGGGCTTCGCGATGTTCTCGGTGATCGAGAAGGCCAGCGGCGAGTGGGTCGGTCGCGTGGGCCCGTGGCAGCCGGAAGGCTGGCCGGGCACGGAAGTGGGCTGGAGCATCGTGCGCGATCGCTGGGGCCGTGGTTACGGGCCGGAAGCGGCGATCGCGACGATCGACTGGTCGTTCGACGAACTGGGCTGGAGCGAGGTGATCCACACCATCGGTCCGGAGAACACCAACTCGAAGTCCGTGGCCGCCAAACTCGGATCGACCCTGCTGCGCATGGGCCGGCTGCCGGCGCCGTACGACACCAAGGACATCGAAATCTGGGGCCAGTCGCGCGAGCAATGGCTGGCGCGACGCGAACGCGAGGGCGCAAAGTGA
- a CDS encoding acyl-CoA dehydrogenase family protein — MALHPYDLFDVRSLLTEEERAVQDTVARFTNERVLPIIGDAFDQGRFPKELVGEIAELGLLGSSLPEKYGCAGLNAVSYGLICQELERGDSGIRSFVSVQSSLCMYPIYAYGSEEQRERWLPDMAAGKVIGCFGLTEPHGGSDPANMKTNARRDGGDWILNGSKMWITNGNVADIAIVWAQTDEGIQGFVVEKGMPGFAAQEIKHKMSLRASVTSSLFFDNVRVPDANRLPNVKGLKGPLGCLTQARYGITWGPIGAAIACLDEALNYTKERILFDRPVAATQSAQIKMAEMARRITLAQLLVLQLGRLKDAGTMQPAQVSLAKWNNCRMAIDIARECRDLLGGAGITTEHAAIRHALNLESVITYEGTETVHQLVIGRELTGINAF, encoded by the coding sequence ATGGCCCTGCATCCGTACGACCTCTTCGACGTCCGCTCCCTGCTCACCGAAGAGGAGCGCGCCGTACAGGACACGGTGGCCCGGTTCACCAACGAGCGCGTATTGCCGATCATCGGCGACGCCTTCGACCAGGGTCGTTTCCCGAAGGAACTGGTCGGCGAGATCGCCGAGCTGGGCCTGCTGGGCTCCTCGCTGCCCGAGAAGTACGGCTGCGCCGGCCTCAACGCCGTCAGCTACGGCCTGATCTGCCAGGAGCTGGAACGCGGCGACAGCGGCATCCGCAGCTTCGTCAGCGTGCAGTCCTCGCTGTGCATGTACCCCATCTACGCCTACGGCAGCGAAGAACAGCGCGAGCGCTGGCTGCCCGACATGGCCGCCGGCAAGGTCATCGGCTGCTTCGGCCTGACCGAACCGCACGGCGGTTCCGATCCGGCGAACATGAAGACCAACGCCCGGCGCGACGGCGGCGACTGGATCCTCAACGGTTCCAAGATGTGGATCACCAACGGCAACGTCGCCGACATCGCCATCGTCTGGGCGCAGACGGATGAAGGCATCCAGGGCTTCGTCGTCGAAAAGGGCATGCCCGGCTTCGCCGCGCAGGAAATCAAGCACAAGATGAGCCTGCGCGCCTCGGTGACCAGCTCGCTGTTCTTCGACAACGTGCGCGTGCCCGACGCCAACCGACTGCCCAACGTGAAGGGTCTGAAGGGTCCGCTGGGCTGCCTCACGCAGGCGCGCTACGGCATCACCTGGGGCCCGATCGGCGCCGCCATCGCGTGCCTGGATGAAGCGCTGAACTACACCAAGGAACGCATCCTGTTCGACCGCCCCGTGGCGGCCACGCAGAGCGCGCAGATCAAGATGGCCGAGATGGCCCGTCGCATCACGCTCGCGCAGCTGCTGGTGCTGCAGCTGGGTCGCCTGAAGGACGCGGGCACCATGCAGCCGGCGCAGGTCTCGCTGGCGAAGTGGAACAACTGCCGCATGGCGATCGACATCGCGCGCGAATGCCGTGACCTGCTCGGCGGCGCCGGCATCACCACCGAACACGCCGCGATCCGCCACGCGCTGAACCTGGAATCGGTGATCACGTACGAAGGCACCGAGACCGTGCACCAGCTCGTGATCGGGCGTGAACTCACCGGCATCAACGCGTTCTGA
- a CDS encoding glycine zipper 2TM domain-containing protein, with product MLAVALASLLVGGVAVAAFNSFRSNDTTPAAATGAEALPGQEGDIGADGAIDANKVEYADVTNVKAVSEKEKLYATVIGTDAIRETSTTSTPREVCEDVVVQERAPERDGNVGGTVAGAVIGGLLGNQVGGGNGKKAATVGGAVAGGFIGNQIDKRHVGGKVTSRTERQCHTVSSTSESSRVTGYNVTYRNPDGTTGTMRTDSKPGSRILLGEEDKVIGYDVTYRYEGTEQTIRMDERPVAGRLPVIDGQVVTQTAAAAGTTRG from the coding sequence ATGCTCGCTGTCGCCCTGGCTTCGCTGCTCGTCGGCGGTGTCGCAGTGGCCGCATTCAACAGCTTCCGCAGCAACGACACGACCCCGGCCGCGGCGACCGGCGCCGAGGCCCTGCCTGGCCAGGAGGGCGATATCGGCGCCGACGGCGCGATCGATGCCAACAAGGTCGAATACGCCGACGTGACCAACGTCAAGGCGGTCTCGGAGAAGGAAAAGCTCTACGCGACGGTCATCGGCACCGACGCCATCCGTGAGACCAGCACCACCTCGACCCCGCGCGAAGTCTGCGAGGACGTGGTCGTGCAGGAGCGCGCCCCGGAGCGTGACGGCAACGTCGGCGGCACCGTGGCCGGCGCGGTCATCGGCGGCCTGCTGGGCAACCAGGTGGGCGGCGGCAACGGCAAGAAGGCCGCGACCGTCGGCGGCGCGGTGGCCGGTGGCTTCATCGGCAACCAGATCGACAAGCGCCACGTCGGCGGCAAGGTCACCAGCCGTACCGAGCGCCAGTGCCACACCGTGTCCTCGACGTCCGAGTCCTCGCGCGTGACCGGCTACAACGTGACGTACCGCAACCCGGACGGCACCACCGGCACCATGCGCACCGACAGCAAGCCGGGCAGCCGCATCCTGTTGGGCGAAGAAGACAAGGTCATCGGCTACGACGTGACCTACCGCTACGAAGGCACCGAGCAGACCATCCGCATGGACGAGCGCCCGGTCGCGGGCCGTCTGCCGGTGATCGACGGCCAGGTCGTGACGCAGACCGCCGCCGCCGCGGGCACCACGCGCGGCTGA